The DNA window GTGCGAGCGAGAGAAACCCTGTCGCGCTTCCAGGCCGAATCAAACGTATTCGATCAGGCGAGTGTCGCCTTCGCCGACGACCTGTACACCTTTGACGCTGGCGACCTGCTGCGTTGGCTGCGTGACCTCCCCCAGGACAAACCAAACGCATTAATCATTGGTCACAACCCCGCCCTGGCTGAGGCCGCCGACCAGCTCTGCGATGGCAAAGTTGGCCACGTTGGCACCTGCACCTTTCTGGAACTGCAGGTCAATGTAGAATACTGGGATCAACTGCGCGGCGACTGCGCCAAACTCGTGGAAGTGCTTCGCCCCAAACACTTCCGATAACCCCCGACCCGAGCAAGGAACCCCGTCTCCGCCATGGACGCACATCCGGCACTAAAAGATATTCGCATCGTCCACGACCTGCTGGTCCTCAAGAAAAACCACAAACTCATCCGCCGGATGAAGCGCCTGCTCCCGGAGCCAGAAATTCACGGCTACCAGGTGTGGGAATCGTCCTTTCTGATTATGGATTACCTGCTCAAAAACCCGCCCAAGAAAGGCAGTAAGATCACCGAGATCGGCTGTGGCTGGGGCATTTTGAGTATTTTCTGTGCCCAGAAGTTTGGCGCCAGGGTCACCGCCGTCGATGCCGACAAGCATGTCTTCCCCTACCTGGACGCCCACGCCACCCTGAACGAGGTCAGCATTAACACCAAGGTCGCGCTTTACCAAGAGCTCACCAAGAAGGATCTCAAAGGGCAAAAGTTGATGCTGGGCGGGGATATCTGCTTCTGGGACAAGCTGGTAAAACCGCTGTACAGCGTCATCGAAAGCGCAGTAGACCAGAAAGTCGGCACCATTATTATTGCCGACCCGGGCCGCTCGCCCTTTCATAAACTGGCCAAACGCTGCCAGAAAAACTTCAACGCCGAGTTGCTGGACTGGTCAACCGATCACCCCAAATCCGGCAGCGGCGAGTTGCTGATCATCCACAGTTAGTGGTCCATGCGGCAAATAAGGTCACACTCAGAGCGTCTGTGCGGGTGCGAACCAAGGCGGGTTTCGCCGCTAATGGCCCGGTCCTTAGCAAGGAACACAACACGGGGTCGCGGCCGCACAGACACTCCCGAAGGGCCGCAGCACAAGGGATTTCGGACTGCGTTGCAGCCCTTGCAAAGGGCCGGGCCATTCCCTGCGGACTGCGCCTTGCCAAAATCCCTTGTGCTGTGGCTGAGCGTAACCTTATTTGCCGCATGGACCACTAGCCCGCCCGGCGCACTTGCCTCGGGTTAAGCGCCCTTGGCTTTTTTGCGGCGCTTCACCGGCGCCTCATTGCGAGAGCGGTAATCCAGCTTGGGCAGACGCGGCAATTTGCCTGTCGACAGGTACGTGTGAATCTGCTCCTGGGACCGAATCATCGCCACCCCCTTGGCCCGCGGACGGAAGTGATTGCTCATGGTGGCATCCACAATCCGCGCCTTGACGTTATCAGCCCACTGAATATCCAGAATATTCTGAATCATCTTCTGCAGCGGCTTACTGTTGACCGGGCAACTGACCTCCACCCGGAAGTCGATATTGCGCGTCATCAAATCCGCCGACGAAATAAAGTACCGCGGCTCGCCACCATTACGGAAAACATATACCCGCGGGTGTTCAAGGTAGCGATCAACAATACTGATCGCCTCAATATTGTCGCTCAGCCCGGGCACACCGGGAGCCAGCGAACACATGCCACGCACAATAATCCGGATGGGCACACCGGCAGCGCTAGCGGCATAAAGGCGATCAATTAACTCTTTGTCCACCAGGTTATTGCACTTCAGGGTAATACCGCACTGCTTGCCTTCGTTGGCATTGGCGATCTCGCCATCCACCAGGGCTAACAGATTCTCCCGGGTGTTCAGCGGCGACACCCACAGGTTTTTAAATTGGTGGCGCTTATAGGTGTACTCAATAAAGTCAAAGACCTTGGCAACCTCATCACCAATCTCCTGATCGTAGGTCAGCAAGCTGAAATCGGTGTAGAGCGACGCCGTCTTTTCATTGAAGTTGCCGGTTCCCACGTGGGAGTAGTACCGCTGAACCGTGCCTTCCTGGCGGGTGATACAAATCAACTTGCCGTGCACCTTAAGGCCGGGCACACCAAGAATCACGTTAACGCCACCATCGGTCAAACGCTGGGAAAGCGCGATGTTGGCCTCTTCGTCAAAGCGGGCCTGCAGCTCCACCACCACCGTCACTTCTTTGTGATTGGCAACCGCATTGAGCAATGCATCCACCACATGGGAGTTAGAGGCAACCCGGTACAAGCTCACCTTGATGTCCTTCACCGCCGGGTCGATTGCCGCTGTTTTCACAAAATCCGTCAGGTAATCAAAGCTGTGATAGGGGTAGTAGAGCAGCACATCCTGCTCCCGAATACAGCTGAGAATATTCGCCGCCTTGGCAATATCGGGGTGCGGAATATTGGGCAGCGGCTTGAGCTCCAGGTACGCCGGCCCCAGGTTAGGAAAGCGCATAAAGTCTTTGGAGTTGTGGTAGCGACCGCCGGGAATCATCGAGTCGAGACGACCAAGGCCCAGCCGCTTGATCAGGTATTCCAGCAAATCGTTGGGCATGGCGCTGTCGTAAACAAAGCGCACCGGATCGCCCTTTTTTCGGCGCTTCAGACTCTGGGCCATCTTTTCCACAAAGGTCTGGGTCAGCTCTTCGCTCAATTCCAGCTCGGCGTCCCGGGTCAGCTTTATGGTGTAGGCTTCGGCGCTGTCCAGCGGAAAGATGCCGCGAAACACTTCCTGCAAACACACCCGAATGATGTTCTCCAGAGTGATCAGCACCTTACCTCTTTTACCCTTGCGGCTGGGAATACGGATAAAACGATCTAGCCTAGCGGTGGGCACTTCGAGCAGGGCAAAGCGGGTTTGCCCTTCAAATCCAAGGCGAATGGCCAGATAGATGGACGCATCACTCATTTCAGGAATGGGGTGCACATCGTCCAGCAGGATCGGCTCCAGCTCCTGCTGAATAGAACTGAAAAAATAGCGCTTTACGTAATCGCGCTGGGCATCATCGAGCTGCTTCTCGTTAACGAGATAAATTTTGCGGCGCTGCAATTCCTTCATCAGCGCACTGTAGGTGCCGTCAAAACGGCGCTGCAGCTTGAGCACGTTCTGGCGAATTTCCTCCAGCAACAGCTTGTACTCTTCCTGCTTGGAGGGGGTAGAGAAGGCGGCCAGGCGGCGCACATCGGCCACCCGCACGCGGAAAAACTCGTCCAGGTTATTGGAGAAGATACCCAGGTAACGAATTCGCTGAATCACCGGCACCTTAGGATCGGCCGCCTCCTGCAATACCCGCTCGTTAAAAGATAGCCAACTCAGCTCCTTGGCAATCCAGGTTTGCTCGGTCGAGACGTCCGTCATTAGTAGCCCCTAGCTCTGTAAAAACAACGGCATAGCCTAGCCGCAGTCCATGTCATTTTAATGACATATTACAGCAGTCGCATTTGCGCAGCACTGCCATTACACTGAACCGCTCCACAGAAAACCACACGGGAATTGCCGCGACAAATGGCCCAAAACAGCGAGTTGTACGCAGCCCTGGACCTGGGCTCCAATAGCTTTCACCTGCTGATCGCCAGCGTTGAAGATGACAATCTCAAAGTGATTGATCGTCACAAGGACATGGTGAGACTGGCCGGGGGCCTCGACGATAACGGCAACCTCAGCGAAGAATCCCAGCGCCGGGCGCTGGATAGCCTGGCCAAAATGGCCAACCGCCTCAGCGGCGTTCCCAAACAGCGCATCCGGGTAGTGGGCACCAACACCCTGCGCGCCGCCAACAATGCCGCCGACTTTATGGCTCAGGCCGAGGCCATACTGGGTGTGCCAATCAATATCATCTCGGGCACTGAAGAGGCTCGCCTGGTTTACCTCGGCGTTGCCAAGGATTTTGCCCCCGGCGAGCGCAGTCGCCTGGTTGCCGACATCGGCGGCGGCTCAACCGAAATTGTGGTCGGCAACCACGTTCCCCGCTTGCTGGAAAGCTTGCCCATGGGCTGCGTCAGCTTCAGCATGCGCTACTTCCCCGGCGGGGAAATCAGCGAAAAGGGCTTTCGCCGGGCGGTCAATGCGGGTCGCCGCCTGATATCACCCTATGTCGAGCAATTCAAAGATCAATGGCAGGAAGCCGTCGGCTCGTCGGGCACCATTCGCGCCATCGCCAAAATCATGGATGAGCAAAAGCTCAGTGACGCCGGCTACATTACCAAGGCAGGGCTGGATGCACTCAAAGAACAGATGCTCAAGGTCGACCACGTCAACAAGCTCGACATCGTAGGCTTGAGCGATGACCGGGATGAGGTCTTTCCCGGCGGTTTCTCGGTGCTGTATGCCCTGTTCCAGGAACTCGACATTCAAGCCATGCACGTGTCCACCTTCGCCGTACGCGAAGGCATTGTGTATGACCTGGCCGGGCGCCTGCACCACCGCAACGACACCCGGGACCACACCATCCAGAAACTCATCGCCCAGTTTCATATCGATGGCAAACAAGGGGATCGGGTCGCGGCCCTGTGCGAGCGCTGGTTCCCCACCATCCAGCCTCACTGCCAAACCCCCGAAGAAGAAGCACTCGACCTGCTCCGCTGGAGCGCCCAGCTCCACGAACTCGGCTTGGCCATTGCCCACGGCGGCTACCACAAACACGGCGGCTACATCCTCAGCTACGCCGACCTGCCCGGCTTTTCACGACAGGAACAGGCGCGCTTAAGCTTTCTGGTATTGAACCACCGCCGCAAGCCGAAGCCCCCCTCCACCCTGGTCTATGGCGTCAATCCCGACTGGCTGTTGGCCTGTGTGTTGCGCCTCGCCTGCATTTTTTACCGCCGGCGCCAAACCGCCCCCCTGCGTGAAGACATCACCCTCACTTGCGAGAGCGGCACCGAGCTCTCCCTTACGCTCCCTGCGGGCTGGATGGAGGACAACCCCCTGGTTGCCGCCGATCTCGACGAAGAGGTCGAGCTGCTGAAAAAAGGCACCGACATCAAGTTGACCATTCGTGTCAGCGACGACCACGCCGTCACCACCCGCGCGAGCGGCTAGTCAGCACCACCGCCATCGCGCTACAATAGCCCCAGCGAAACAGTGCTGTTTTGGGGCCGATTTGGATTCGACGCCGGTAACAAAGCTCTGTGGTGCATGCCGTGATGGCAGCCAATCACGTTAATCCAAAGCTGTAAACGATATAGTTGCCAACGACGACAACTACGCTCTAGCGGCCTAAACCCCCGTTAGCGGTCATTAGCGGATGCTTGTAAACGCGAAGTGACCGTCAGATAGAACAAGCTAGCGGTGAAGTTTGTCTGAGACAGATCCGCGAAACTCCTAATCAGAATCGCCAATATCGTCCTGACCGTTGGGCTGATTGCGGCTAAATCAATAAACGGAAACTAAGCATGTAGAGCCCCGAGTGGCGGACTGGCGGACGCGGGTTCAAATCCCGCCGGCTCCACCAAATAAAGAAAGGTCACCCCTGTGGTGGCCTTTTTTTATTTTTGGCGTTGATTGGGTGCAGAGCCCGCGCCCGGGTTCAGCCGAAGTGAGCGCAGCGAACAGAGACAGCGCCCGCAGGGCGACCCAGAGGGTGAGGGCGCAGCCCGAGTCAATCCCGCCGGCTCCACCAATACAAAACCTCAACCCGACAGGGTTGGGGTTTTTTATTGGTCGATTGACAGGTTTTGAGGCAAACACGCCGGATTCACAAAACGGCAGGACAGCCGTTTTGCACGCCCTCCAGGGCGCCCGAAGGGCGAGGCACATGGAGGTGCCGAGTGAAATCCCCCAGGGCGAGCAATCCCCACATACCGGTTTAGTAGCCTCGGCTATGACCCGAGGTACTCCCGAGCCTCTCCGCAAGCCATTGCTTGATAAGATTCTCTCGCGTCACACCTAGCCGCTCGGCCTCGATATCGAGGCGCTCAACCATGGCAGCGGGTAGCGCGAGAACCACCTCAGTTGAACGTCGGTTGGGATGAACAGCAGTAGACAGATCCAGCTCGTCGAGAACATCGGCCTCATTGTCGTTAAATTTTCTGTCGAAGAAATCGCTGTTCATCATCAATCTCACTTGCTGGCGCCAGTGCCAACACTACTGCATCATTGAAGCACTCGATTGTACCCGATATCCCTTTCCCCTATAGTCCCAAGAGCAAAGGAACCGCTAGCGAAATAACGCTAAATCCGAGGGACAGATGCCACTCGACGCCCAAGATAACAACAAGTCCAACTTCTGGTTTCTAGAAGAACACCAAAGCATTCTGCTGCAACTCACCACCTCGGCCGAGAACGCGTTCTACTCTGACCCCAACACCACCCTGATTAAACTGCGCCAATTTGGCGAGGCACTGGCTCAGGATTTGGCCATGCGGGCCGGAATCGAGTTTGACAACACCACCAGCCAGGCCGACTTGCTGGGCCGCCTCAGCCGCGAGATTGGCCTGGACGCCGAAATCCGCAACCTGCTCCACACCCTGCGCATTGAGGGCAACAAAGCCACCCACGAATTCCAAACCCAACACCGGGAGGCCATGCTCGGCCTCAAAGCGGCCCGCGCGCTGGCGGTCTGGTTTCATCGCTCATTTGGTAAACAGGGCAGTGCGTTCAAGCCTGGTCCCTTTGCTCCGCCGACCGATCCAAGCCAGAAGCTGCGGGACCTGCAAACTCAGATTGACCAGCTCAACGCCGAGCTTCAAAGCCACAGCGAGCAGGAAGGGCTCGCCCAACAACGCGATAGTCTGCTTGCCCAGGAGCGAGAGGAATACCAGCAACTGGCCGAACTGATGGATCAGGAAGCCCGGAAGTTTGAGCAGCAGGCAAAGGATGCCGAGCGTGCGCTGGCCCAACAGAAGCAACAATTCGAGGCCCAGATTGCCGCCCTGAAAGCCCAGATCACGGCGGGCAACTCACCACCAGACCTGCAGCGCAGCGCCGTCGCCACTCAGACCCAGCAGGCCAGCGCTACACTCGTGCTGGACGAAGAACTGACCCGCGTATTTATTGATCAGATGCTGCAGGATGCAGGCTGGGAGGCCGACACTCAGGCCCTCACCTACAAATCCGGCACTCGCCCCGAAAAAGGCAAAAACAAGGCAATTGCCGAATGGCCCACCGCTACCGGCCCCGCCGATTACGTATTATTTGCCGGGCTCGTTCCGATCGCCGTGGTAGAAGCCAAGCGGGAAAACAAGAACGTAGCGGGAATGATCCCTCAAGCTGAGCGCTACGCCAAAGGCTTCAAGCCCGCCGCCGAATACACGCCCGCTTGGCAGTATCAGGGACTAACCATTGCCTGGCCCGACGATGCCGACGGCCACTACCAAATCCCCTTCGTCTATGCCTGCAATGGCCGGGACTACATCAAACAACTTGAGGAACAATCCGGCACCTGGTTTCGGGATGTGCGGGCGTCGAGCAACGTCAGCGGCGCCCTGCAAGGCTTCCACAGCCCCGACGGCCTGCTCGACAAACTGACCCGCGACCGACAGCAGGCGGAGCAAAAACTCAGCACCGAGGGCTTCGACTACCTCGGCCTGCGGGACTACCAGGAAAAAGCCATCAAGGCCGTGGAAGCGGCCATCGCCAACAACCAGCGGGAATGCCTGTTGGCCATGGCCACCGGCACCGGCAAAACCCGCACTATCATCGGCCTGATGTACCGCTTCCTTAAAGCCGAGCGTTTCAAACGCATTCTGTTTCTGGTGGACCGCAGCGCCCTGGGCACCCAGGCGCAAGATGCCTTTAATGAGGCCCAACTGGAGCAGAACCAGCCCCTCTCCAAAATCTACAACGTCAACGAGCTGGGCGACATGGCCCCCGAGGCCGAAACCCGGGTGCAGGTCGCCACCGTCCAGTCTATGGTCAAGCGGATATTCCACGCCGATACCCCGCCACCCGTAGACCAATTCGACTGCATTATTGTGGACGAGGCCCACCGGGGTTACACCCTCGACCAAGACATGACCGACGGCGAGCTGGCGGTGCGGGATGCCAGCCAGTACCTGTCCAGCTATCGCCGGGTGCTGGACTACTTCGACGCGGTCAAGGTCGGCCTCACCGCCACCCCCGCCAAGCACACCAGCGATATTTTCGGCAAACCGGTATACACCTACTCCTACCGGGAAGCCGTGGCGGATGACTGGCTGATCGACCACGAACCACCCATTCGCTACGAAACCCTGCTCACCCAAAATGGCATCACCTTTGTAAAAGGCGAGCTGGTGCAGGCCATCAACACCGCCACCGGCGAGGTGGAATCATCAGAACTGGAAGACGACCTGGGCTTTGAAGTGGAAGCCTTCAACAAGCGGGTGATCAACGAGAATTTCAATCGGGTCATCTGCCAACAGCTGGCCCAGGAGCTGGACCCCTTTGGCGACGAGAAGAGCATGATCTTCTGCGCCACCGACCTCCACGCCGATATGGTCAAGCGCTTGCTGGATGAAGCCTTTGTCGATGTGTACAACGGTGAATACAAACAATCGGCGGTGGCCAAGATCACCGGCCAGAGCGACAAGGTCAGCCAGCTGATTGCCCGCTACAAGAATGAACGCTACCCCAATATCGCCATTACCGTGGACCTGCTTACCACCGGCATCGACGTACCCAAAATCGCTCACTTGGTGTTCTTGCGCCGGGTACGCTCACGGATTCTTTATGAGCAGATGATTGGCCGTGCCACCCGCCGCTGCGATGAAATCGGCAAGACCGTTTTCCGCATTTACGACCCAGTGGATATCTACGCCGCGCTAGAAGCCGTTTCCACCATGAAGCCCCTGGTGAAAAACCCCAACATCAGCCTGGAGCAGCTCTGCGAGGAACTCACCGACCCCACCAAACTAGAAGCCGGATTGAACGCCCCCGGCGATACCCCGGAGCAAAGCCAGGCCGATGTGGCGCTGAGCCAATTGGGGCAAAGGGTGATGCAGGTGCTTCGCAAGGCCAGTAGCAAAGCCGACAGCAACCCCAAGGTCAAAGCCAAACTTGAAGAGCTGCAATATAGCTGGGGCGTCGAGCCCGCAAAACTGCACCAGCACCTTCACACCCTTGGCCCGCGCCAGGCCGCCAATTTTCTCAACCAACACAGTGGCTTTCTGAATCAGCTCGCCCAGGTCAAACAACTGCTGGGCAGCGAGCGCATGCCGGTAATCTCCGAGCATGAAGACGAGTTTATGGTGCGGGAGCAAAACTACGGCAAGCACAAACGCCCAGAAGACTATCTGGACAGCTTCAATGACTTTATCCGTCGGGAGTTAAACCAGTCCGCCGCCCTCAGCGCCGTGGTCACCCGGCCAAGAGACCTGACACGGGAACAGCTCAAAGAAATCCGCCTATTACTGGATAACAACGGCTACACCGAGGCCAGCCTGCGCAGCGCCTGGCGCCAGCAAACCAACCAGGATATTGCCGCCAGCATTCTCGGCCATATCCGCCGGGCCGCCCTGGGCGAGGCGATGATTCCGTTTGAGCAGCGGGTACACACCGCCCTACAGAACATTCTCAGCAGCCACAACTGGAGCCCCGTCCAGCGCAAATGGCTTGAGCGCCTTGGCAAGCAACTTACCCATGAAGTGGTTATCGACCAGGACACCATCAACCAACTACCCGCCTTTACCGGTGGCGCCAGGCAGCTGGATAAAATCCTGGGGGATCAGCTGGACAATGTGCTTGAGGCGATCAACGACAGCCTGTGGGAGGCGTCTTGAATGCCCACATGCATAGAAATCGCAATTTTTTATACACGACCTCATCCTCATGTATAAATTTTTGGCTTTTTTAAGCATGTTCACTTGTCATGTCGATGGCATCGACATAAGCTGACAATGTGTTGAAAAAATCAGGAAATATAAACATGACATGGCGCGCCGATCACCCATACAATGCCCTGCCACCCCTCCCCCCCTCGGTGGAACACACAGAAAGCGTTGCCGTACTCAAGGCCTGTATACCCGCTCGCGCCGCGCTGGCAGAGCTAAAACAGGCTGGGGAGCTATTACCCAATCAAGGCCTGTTAATCAATCTGCTGCCACTGCTAGAAGCAAAAGACTCCTCCGAGATAGAGAACATCGTCACCACCACCGACAAGCTATTCCAGTACGCCAACGAAGATGACAGCGCCGACCCTGCTACTCGCGAAGCCCTGCGCTATCGCCGGGCACTGTCTACCGGCTTTAGAAAGTTAAGTGAGCGACCGCTAACCACCAATACTGCCATCGAAATTTGCAGCACAATCAAGTCGGTGAACATGCAGGTACGCCGTGTACCGGGCACCAAATTGATGAACCCGGCAAGCGGCGAAATCATTTACACGCCCCCCGAGGGAGAAGCTCAACTGCAGACCCTGCTGAGCAACTGGGAGCAATTCCTCCATGCCGACGATGGCCTCGACCCGCTGATAAAGATGGCCATAGCCCATTACCAATTTGAAGCAATCCACCCCTTCACCGATGGAAACGGTCGCACCGGGCGAGTGCTCAATATTCTTTATCTCATTCAGCAGGGCCTCCTCAGCTTACCCATCCTGTATTTGAGCCGCTACATTGTGCAGAACAAGGCGGACTACTACCGGCTACTCCTGGGCGTCACCCGGGAACAAGACTGGCAGAACTGGATTCTTTACATGCTCGCCGCCGTGCGAGAGACCGCAAAATGGACCAGCGCCAAAATCGCGGCAACCCGGCAGCTTATTGAGCTAACCAGCTACCATGTACAAACCCAGCTACCAAAGATTTACAGCTTCGAATTAGTCCAGCTGATTTTTCAACAACCCTATTGCCGCATAAACAACCTGGTCGATGCCAATATAGCCAAGCGCCAAACCGCCTCCAGTTACCTCAAGCAGCTCTGCGATATCGGCGTATTGGAAGAGCGCCAAGTCGGCAAGGAAAAGCTCTTTATCCACTCAAAATTAGTGACGCTCTACAGCCACGATAGCAACGCCATACAGGACTACCCCAAACCATGACCCACAACGACATCGTCCAAAAACTCTGGAACCTCTGCGACGTACTCCGGGACGACGGCATTAACTACAGCGACTACGTCACCGAGCTGGTGATGCTGCTGTTTATGAAAATGGTCCATGAGAACACCGAGTCTGGCATTCTCAAAAAGCACCCCCTGCCCGAGGGCTGCCGCTGGACCGACCTCAACAGCAAATCCGGCCTTACCCTGCTAGACGACTACAAGCGCATTCTGCTGGCGCTGTCCTCTGGTAAAGATGCCAACGGCCAGCCCCTGCACAACGACAAACTGATTTCCGCCGTGTACGCCGACGCCCAAACCCGGCTGCGGGAACCCCGTCACCTGGAACAACTGGTGCGAGCCCTGGACCAGATCGACTGGTACAGCGCCCAAAAAGACGGCCTGGGGGATTTGTACGAGGGCCTGCTGGAGAAAAACGCCAGTGAGACCAAATCCGGCGCCGGGCAATACTTCACCCCCCGGGCGCTGATCAACTCCATGGTCCGCTGCATTGCCCCCCAGCCCGGTGAAGTGATTCAGGACCCGGCAGCGGGTACGGCCGGCTTTTTGATCGCCGCTGACGACTATATCAAGCGGCACACCGACGAGCTGTTTGATCTGGATGCCAAGGCCCAAAGCTTTCAGCGCAACAAGGCCTTTATCGGCGTAGAGCTGGTCCCCGGCACCCGCCGCCTGGCGCTAATGAACTGCCTGCTCCACGGCATGGAAGGCGGCGACGAAGGGGTGGTCCACTTGGGTAACGCCCTGGGCATGGTAGGCCAGGGTTTAAGCAAAGCCGATGTGATTCTGGCCAACCCGCCCTTTGGCACCAGCAAAGGCGGTGAAGCCAGCATCACCCGGGACGACCTCACCTATAAAACCAGCAACAAACAATTAGCCTTTTTGCAGCATATCTACCGCAACCTCAAATCCGGTGGCCGCGCCGCCGTGGTGCTGCCCGATAACGTGCTGTTTGAAGCCGGTGTGGGCACCGAGGTACGCCGGGACTTAATGCACAAGTGCAATCTCCACACCATCCTGCGCCTGCCCACCGGCATCTTCTACGCTCAAGGTGTGAAGACCAATGTGCTGTTTTTCACCAAGGGCCACCCCAAGGACAAGCTTCAGGAAGAAAACTGCACCGAACAGGTCTGGGTCTACGACCTGCGCACCAATATGCCCAGCTTCGGTAAACGCACGCCTTTTGGTGAGCAACACCTCGCCCCCTTCGAAGACTGCTACACCGGACAGAACAAGAGGGCGACCGCCAGGGATGGCGGAAGTGCCGAAAATGCAGGAGCAATTTTCGGCCGAGTGGAGGGCGACTGGAACTTCAACGCCAAGGACACCACCACTGAAGCAGCCGCAAGCTCAAACCAAGAACTGGAAAACAGCCGCTGGCGGGTCTTCACCCGCGACTGGATACGCGACACC is part of the Spongiibacter taiwanensis genome and encodes:
- a CDS encoding SixA phosphatase family protein, with the translated sequence MKTLYLLRHAKSDWKDETLSDKERPLAKRGKRDAQLIAAELQRQQRQFATVYCSPAVRARETLSRFQAESNVFDQASVAFADDLYTFDAGDLLRWLRDLPQDKPNALIIGHNPALAEAADQLCDGKVGHVGTCTFLELQVNVEYWDQLRGDCAKLVEVLRPKHFR
- a CDS encoding class I SAM-dependent methyltransferase; the protein is MDAHPALKDIRIVHDLLVLKKNHKLIRRMKRLLPEPEIHGYQVWESSFLIMDYLLKNPPKKGSKITEIGCGWGILSIFCAQKFGARVTAVDADKHVFPYLDAHATLNEVSINTKVALYQELTKKDLKGQKLMLGGDICFWDKLVKPLYSVIESAVDQKVGTIIIADPGRSPFHKLAKRCQKNFNAELLDWSTDHPKSGSGELLIIHS
- the ppk1 gene encoding polyphosphate kinase 1, with the protein product MTDVSTEQTWIAKELSWLSFNERVLQEAADPKVPVIQRIRYLGIFSNNLDEFFRVRVADVRRLAAFSTPSKQEEYKLLLEEIRQNVLKLQRRFDGTYSALMKELQRRKIYLVNEKQLDDAQRDYVKRYFFSSIQQELEPILLDDVHPIPEMSDASIYLAIRLGFEGQTRFALLEVPTARLDRFIRIPSRKGKRGKVLITLENIIRVCLQEVFRGIFPLDSAEAYTIKLTRDAELELSEELTQTFVEKMAQSLKRRKKGDPVRFVYDSAMPNDLLEYLIKRLGLGRLDSMIPGGRYHNSKDFMRFPNLGPAYLELKPLPNIPHPDIAKAANILSCIREQDVLLYYPYHSFDYLTDFVKTAAIDPAVKDIKVSLYRVASNSHVVDALLNAVANHKEVTVVVELQARFDEEANIALSQRLTDGGVNVILGVPGLKVHGKLICITRQEGTVQRYYSHVGTGNFNEKTASLYTDFSLLTYDQEIGDEVAKVFDFIEYTYKRHQFKNLWVSPLNTRENLLALVDGEIANANEGKQCGITLKCNNLVDKELIDRLYAASAAGVPIRIIVRGMCSLAPGVPGLSDNIEAISIVDRYLEHPRVYVFRNGGEPRYFISSADLMTRNIDFRVEVSCPVNSKPLQKMIQNILDIQWADNVKARIVDATMSNHFRPRAKGVAMIRSQEQIHTYLSTGKLPRLPKLDYRSRNEAPVKRRKKAKGA
- a CDS encoding Ppx/GppA phosphatase family protein, which produces MAQNSELYAALDLGSNSFHLLIASVEDDNLKVIDRHKDMVRLAGGLDDNGNLSEESQRRALDSLAKMANRLSGVPKQRIRVVGTNTLRAANNAADFMAQAEAILGVPINIISGTEEARLVYLGVAKDFAPGERSRLVADIGGGSTEIVVGNHVPRLLESLPMGCVSFSMRYFPGGEISEKGFRRAVNAGRRLISPYVEQFKDQWQEAVGSSGTIRAIAKIMDEQKLSDAGYITKAGLDALKEQMLKVDHVNKLDIVGLSDDRDEVFPGGFSVLYALFQELDIQAMHVSTFAVREGIVYDLAGRLHHRNDTRDHTIQKLIAQFHIDGKQGDRVAALCERWFPTIQPHCQTPEEEALDLLRWSAQLHELGLAIAHGGYHKHGGYILSYADLPGFSRQEQARLSFLVLNHRRKPKPPSTLVYGVNPDWLLACVLRLACIFYRRRQTAPLREDITLTCESGTELSLTLPAGWMEDNPLVAADLDEEVELLKKGTDIKLTIRVSDDHAVTTRASG
- the brnA gene encoding type II toxin-antitoxin system BrnA family antitoxin, producing the protein MMNSDFFDRKFNDNEADVLDELDLSTAVHPNRRSTEVVLALPAAMVERLDIEAERLGVTRENLIKQWLAERLGSTSGHSRGY
- the hsdR gene encoding type I restriction-modification system endonuclease, which codes for MPLDAQDNNKSNFWFLEEHQSILLQLTTSAENAFYSDPNTTLIKLRQFGEALAQDLAMRAGIEFDNTTSQADLLGRLSREIGLDAEIRNLLHTLRIEGNKATHEFQTQHREAMLGLKAARALAVWFHRSFGKQGSAFKPGPFAPPTDPSQKLRDLQTQIDQLNAELQSHSEQEGLAQQRDSLLAQEREEYQQLAELMDQEARKFEQQAKDAERALAQQKQQFEAQIAALKAQITAGNSPPDLQRSAVATQTQQASATLVLDEELTRVFIDQMLQDAGWEADTQALTYKSGTRPEKGKNKAIAEWPTATGPADYVLFAGLVPIAVVEAKRENKNVAGMIPQAERYAKGFKPAAEYTPAWQYQGLTIAWPDDADGHYQIPFVYACNGRDYIKQLEEQSGTWFRDVRASSNVSGALQGFHSPDGLLDKLTRDRQQAEQKLSTEGFDYLGLRDYQEKAIKAVEAAIANNQRECLLAMATGTGKTRTIIGLMYRFLKAERFKRILFLVDRSALGTQAQDAFNEAQLEQNQPLSKIYNVNELGDMAPEAETRVQVATVQSMVKRIFHADTPPPVDQFDCIIVDEAHRGYTLDQDMTDGELAVRDASQYLSSYRRVLDYFDAVKVGLTATPAKHTSDIFGKPVYTYSYREAVADDWLIDHEPPIRYETLLTQNGITFVKGELVQAINTATGEVESSELEDDLGFEVEAFNKRVINENFNRVICQQLAQELDPFGDEKSMIFCATDLHADMVKRLLDEAFVDVYNGEYKQSAVAKITGQSDKVSQLIARYKNERYPNIAITVDLLTTGIDVPKIAHLVFLRRVRSRILYEQMIGRATRRCDEIGKTVFRIYDPVDIYAALEAVSTMKPLVKNPNISLEQLCEELTDPTKLEAGLNAPGDTPEQSQADVALSQLGQRVMQVLRKASSKADSNPKVKAKLEELQYSWGVEPAKLHQHLHTLGPRQAANFLNQHSGFLNQLAQVKQLLGSERMPVISEHEDEFMVREQNYGKHKRPEDYLDSFNDFIRRELNQSAALSAVVTRPRDLTREQLKEIRLLLDNNGYTEASLRSAWRQQTNQDIAASILGHIRRAALGEAMIPFEQRVHTALQNILSSHNWSPVQRKWLERLGKQLTHEVVIDQDTINQLPAFTGGARQLDKILGDQLDNVLEAINDSLWEAS